One region of Eretmochelys imbricata isolate rEreImb1 chromosome 2, rEreImb1.hap1, whole genome shotgun sequence genomic DNA includes:
- the ADHFE1 gene encoding hydroxyacid-oxoacid transhydrogenase, mitochondrial isoform X3, translating into MAGGRERVAHLLRQLQRAACRCPAHSHTYSQAPEHAALRRTDYAFEMAVSNIRYGEGVTKEVGMDLQNLGARKVCVMTDKNLCQLPPVKAVLNSLTKNRITFQMYDDVRVEPTDQSFMDAITFAKKGEFDAYVAVGGGSVIDTCKAANLYASSPESDFLDYVNAPIGNGKSVTVPLKPFIAVPTTAGTGSETTGIAIFDYKELKVKTVFLSFSHALEAYTALPYKMRSPCPSNPINRPAYQGSNPISDVWAVHALRIVAKYLKRAVRMPGDHEARANMHLASAFAGIGFGNAGVHLCHGMSYPISGLVKSYKAKDYNVDHPLVPHGLSVVLTSPAVFTFTAEMCPERHLEAAEILGADIRTAKIKDAGLILADTLRKFLFDLNVDDGLAAIGYSKADIPALVRGTLPQQEHQNIRKAILRQIRGPSSQVSCLPTVANAQCFRGNEQNSRT; encoded by the exons ATGGCAGGAGGACGGGAGAGAGTCGCTCACTTGCTGAGGCAGCTGCAGCGCGCAGC GTGCCGGTGTCCAGCTCATTCCCACACTTACTCTCAAG CTCCTGAACATGCTGCTTTGAGGAGAACAGACTATGCTTTTGAG atGGCCGTGTCAAATATCAGATACGGAGAAGGCGTTACTAAAGAAGTAGGCATG GATCTGCAGAATCTGGGTGCTAGAAAAGTTTGTGTGATGACAGATAAGAATCTCTGCCAGCTCCCTCCAGTAAAAGCAGTATTGAATTCCTTGACAAAAAATAGAATCACTTTTCAAATGTATGATGATGTCCGGGTGGAGCCAACGGATCAGAG TTTCATGGATGCCATCACATTTGCTAAAAAGGGAGAGTTTGATGCCTATGTTGCCGTGGGCGGTGGCTCTGTAATAGACACTTGTAAAGCTGCCAACCTGTATGCATCCAGTCCTGAATCAGATTTCTTAGATTACGTCAATGCTCCCATTGGAAATGGAAAGTCTGTTACTGTGCCTCTCAAGCCATTCATTGCAG TTCCCACAACAGCTGGAACTGGAAGTGAAACCACTGGCATTGCCATTTTTGACTACAAAGAACTAAAAGTAAAAACTG TATTTCTTTCTTTTAGTCACGCACTAGAAGCGTACACCGCTCTTCCTTACAAGATGCGCAGTCCCTGCCCTTCAAATCCAATCAACCGGCCTGCTTACCAAGGCAGCAACCCTATCAGTGATGTCTGGGCTGTCCATGCACTGCGCATTGTGGCAAAGTATTTGAAAAG AGCTGTCAGAATGCCAGGTGATCATGAAGCAAGGGCTAACATGCACCTAGCAAGTGCTTTTGCTGGCATCGGCTTTGGAAATGCTGGTGTTCATCTTTG ccATGGAATGTCTTACCCTATTTCTGGCTTggtgaagagttacaaagcaaAGGATTATAATGTTGATCATCCTCTGGTG cCACATGGTCTTTCTGTGGTACTCACCTCCCCAGCAGTATTTACTTTCACAGCAGAGATGTGCCCTGAACGGCACTTGGAGGCTGCAGAGATACTGG GAGCTGACATCCGCACTGCCAAAATCAAAGATGCTGGGCTTATTTTGGCAGACACACTCCGGAAATTCTTATTTGATCTGAATGTTGATGATGGCTTAGCTGCAATTGGTTATTCTAAAGCAGATATCCCTGCTTTAGTCAGAGGCACTCTCCCTCAG
- the ADHFE1 gene encoding hydroxyacid-oxoacid transhydrogenase, mitochondrial isoform X2 codes for MAGGRERVAHLLRQLQRAACRCPAHSHTYSQAPEHAALRRTDYAFEMAVSNIRYGEGVTKEVGMDLQNLGARKVCVMTDKNLCQLPPVKAVLNSLTKNRITFQMYDDVRVEPTDQSFMDAITFAKKGEFDAYVAVGGGSVIDTCKAANLYASSPESDFLDYVNAPIGNGKSVTVPLKPFIAVPTTAGTGSETTGIAIFDYKELKVKTGIASRAIKPTLGMIDPLHTLHMPERVVANSGFDVLCHALEAYTALPYKMRSPCPSNPINRPAYQGSNPISDVWAVHALRIVAKYLKRAVRMPGDHEARANMHLASAFAGIGFGNAGVHLCHGMSYPISGLVKSYKAKDYNVDHPLVPHGLSVVLTSPAVFTFTAEMCPERHLEAAEILGADIRTAKIKDAGLILADTLRKFLFDLNVDDGLAAIGYSKADIPALVRGTLPQERVTKLSPRPQTEEELSALFEASMKLY; via the exons ATGGCAGGAGGACGGGAGAGAGTCGCTCACTTGCTGAGGCAGCTGCAGCGCGCAGC GTGCCGGTGTCCAGCTCATTCCCACACTTACTCTCAAG CTCCTGAACATGCTGCTTTGAGGAGAACAGACTATGCTTTTGAG atGGCCGTGTCAAATATCAGATACGGAGAAGGCGTTACTAAAGAAGTAGGCATG GATCTGCAGAATCTGGGTGCTAGAAAAGTTTGTGTGATGACAGATAAGAATCTCTGCCAGCTCCCTCCAGTAAAAGCAGTATTGAATTCCTTGACAAAAAATAGAATCACTTTTCAAATGTATGATGATGTCCGGGTGGAGCCAACGGATCAGAG TTTCATGGATGCCATCACATTTGCTAAAAAGGGAGAGTTTGATGCCTATGTTGCCGTGGGCGGTGGCTCTGTAATAGACACTTGTAAAGCTGCCAACCTGTATGCATCCAGTCCTGAATCAGATTTCTTAGATTACGTCAATGCTCCCATTGGAAATGGAAAGTCTGTTACTGTGCCTCTCAAGCCATTCATTGCAG TTCCCACAACAGCTGGAACTGGAAGTGAAACCACTGGCATTGCCATTTTTGACTACAAAGAACTAAAAGTAAAAACTG GCATTGCTTCTAGAGCCATTAAGCCCACATTGGGTATGATTGATCCTTTGCATACGCTCCATATGCCAGAGCGAGTAGTAGCCAACAGTGGCTTTGATGTGCTTTG TCACGCACTAGAAGCGTACACCGCTCTTCCTTACAAGATGCGCAGTCCCTGCCCTTCAAATCCAATCAACCGGCCTGCTTACCAAGGCAGCAACCCTATCAGTGATGTCTGGGCTGTCCATGCACTGCGCATTGTGGCAAAGTATTTGAAAAG AGCTGTCAGAATGCCAGGTGATCATGAAGCAAGGGCTAACATGCACCTAGCAAGTGCTTTTGCTGGCATCGGCTTTGGAAATGCTGGTGTTCATCTTTG ccATGGAATGTCTTACCCTATTTCTGGCTTggtgaagagttacaaagcaaAGGATTATAATGTTGATCATCCTCTGGTG cCACATGGTCTTTCTGTGGTACTCACCTCCCCAGCAGTATTTACTTTCACAGCAGAGATGTGCCCTGAACGGCACTTGGAGGCTGCAGAGATACTGG GAGCTGACATCCGCACTGCCAAAATCAAAGATGCTGGGCTTATTTTGGCAGACACACTCCGGAAATTCTTATTTGATCTGAATGTTGATGATGGCTTAGCTGCAATTGGTTATTCTAAAGCAGATATCCCTGCTTTAGTCAGAGGCACTCTCCCTCAG GAAAGAGTGACTAAACTATCACCTCGTCCTCAGACGGAAGAAGAGCTATCTGCCCTGTTTGAGGCATCCATGAAACTTTAttag
- the ADHFE1 gene encoding hydroxyacid-oxoacid transhydrogenase, mitochondrial isoform X5, with the protein MAVSNIRYGEGVTKEVGMDLQNLGARKVCVMTDKNLCQLPPVKAVLNSLTKNRITFQMYDDVRVEPTDQSFMDAITFAKKGEFDAYVAVGGGSVIDTCKAANLYASSPESDFLDYVNAPIGNGKSVTVPLKPFIAVPTTAGTGSETTGIAIFDYKELKVKTGIASRAIKPTLGMIDPLHTLHMPERVVANSGFDVLCHALEAYTALPYKMRSPCPSNPINRPAYQGSNPISDVWAVHALRIVAKYLKRAVRMPGDHEARANMHLASAFAGIGFGNAGVHLCHGMSYPISGLVKSYKAKDYNVDHPLVPHGLSVVLTSPAVFTFTAEMCPERHLEAAEILGADIRTAKIKDAGLILADTLRKFLFDLNVDDGLAAIGYSKADIPALVRGTLPQQEHQNIRKAILRQIRGPSSQVSCLPTVANAQCFRGNEQNSRT; encoded by the exons atGGCCGTGTCAAATATCAGATACGGAGAAGGCGTTACTAAAGAAGTAGGCATG GATCTGCAGAATCTGGGTGCTAGAAAAGTTTGTGTGATGACAGATAAGAATCTCTGCCAGCTCCCTCCAGTAAAAGCAGTATTGAATTCCTTGACAAAAAATAGAATCACTTTTCAAATGTATGATGATGTCCGGGTGGAGCCAACGGATCAGAG TTTCATGGATGCCATCACATTTGCTAAAAAGGGAGAGTTTGATGCCTATGTTGCCGTGGGCGGTGGCTCTGTAATAGACACTTGTAAAGCTGCCAACCTGTATGCATCCAGTCCTGAATCAGATTTCTTAGATTACGTCAATGCTCCCATTGGAAATGGAAAGTCTGTTACTGTGCCTCTCAAGCCATTCATTGCAG TTCCCACAACAGCTGGAACTGGAAGTGAAACCACTGGCATTGCCATTTTTGACTACAAAGAACTAAAAGTAAAAACTG GCATTGCTTCTAGAGCCATTAAGCCCACATTGGGTATGATTGATCCTTTGCATACGCTCCATATGCCAGAGCGAGTAGTAGCCAACAGTGGCTTTGATGTGCTTTG TCACGCACTAGAAGCGTACACCGCTCTTCCTTACAAGATGCGCAGTCCCTGCCCTTCAAATCCAATCAACCGGCCTGCTTACCAAGGCAGCAACCCTATCAGTGATGTCTGGGCTGTCCATGCACTGCGCATTGTGGCAAAGTATTTGAAAAG AGCTGTCAGAATGCCAGGTGATCATGAAGCAAGGGCTAACATGCACCTAGCAAGTGCTTTTGCTGGCATCGGCTTTGGAAATGCTGGTGTTCATCTTTG ccATGGAATGTCTTACCCTATTTCTGGCTTggtgaagagttacaaagcaaAGGATTATAATGTTGATCATCCTCTGGTG cCACATGGTCTTTCTGTGGTACTCACCTCCCCAGCAGTATTTACTTTCACAGCAGAGATGTGCCCTGAACGGCACTTGGAGGCTGCAGAGATACTGG GAGCTGACATCCGCACTGCCAAAATCAAAGATGCTGGGCTTATTTTGGCAGACACACTCCGGAAATTCTTATTTGATCTGAATGTTGATGATGGCTTAGCTGCAATTGGTTATTCTAAAGCAGATATCCCTGCTTTAGTCAGAGGCACTCTCCCTCAG
- the ADHFE1 gene encoding hydroxyacid-oxoacid transhydrogenase, mitochondrial isoform X4 encodes MAGGRERVAHLLRQLQRAACRCPAHSHTYSQAPEHAALRRTDYAFEMAVSNIRYGEGVTKEVGMDLQNLGARKVCVMTDKNLCQLPPVKAVLNSLTKNRITFQMYDDVRVEPTDQSFMDAITFAKKGEFDAYVAVGGGSVIDTCKAANLYASSPESDFLDYVNAPIGNGKSVTVPLKPFIAVPTTAGTGSETTGIAIFDYKELKVKTGIASRAIKPTLGMIDPLHTLHMPERVVANSGFDVLCHALEAYTALPYKMRSPCPSNPINRPAYQGSNPISDVWAVHALRIVAKYLKSHGMSYPISGLVKSYKAKDYNVDHPLVPHGLSVVLTSPAVFTFTAEMCPERHLEAAEILGADIRTAKIKDAGLILADTLRKFLFDLNVDDGLAAIGYSKADIPALVRGTLPQQEHQNIRKAILRQIRGPSSQVSCLPTVANAQCFRGNEQNSRT; translated from the exons ATGGCAGGAGGACGGGAGAGAGTCGCTCACTTGCTGAGGCAGCTGCAGCGCGCAGC GTGCCGGTGTCCAGCTCATTCCCACACTTACTCTCAAG CTCCTGAACATGCTGCTTTGAGGAGAACAGACTATGCTTTTGAG atGGCCGTGTCAAATATCAGATACGGAGAAGGCGTTACTAAAGAAGTAGGCATG GATCTGCAGAATCTGGGTGCTAGAAAAGTTTGTGTGATGACAGATAAGAATCTCTGCCAGCTCCCTCCAGTAAAAGCAGTATTGAATTCCTTGACAAAAAATAGAATCACTTTTCAAATGTATGATGATGTCCGGGTGGAGCCAACGGATCAGAG TTTCATGGATGCCATCACATTTGCTAAAAAGGGAGAGTTTGATGCCTATGTTGCCGTGGGCGGTGGCTCTGTAATAGACACTTGTAAAGCTGCCAACCTGTATGCATCCAGTCCTGAATCAGATTTCTTAGATTACGTCAATGCTCCCATTGGAAATGGAAAGTCTGTTACTGTGCCTCTCAAGCCATTCATTGCAG TTCCCACAACAGCTGGAACTGGAAGTGAAACCACTGGCATTGCCATTTTTGACTACAAAGAACTAAAAGTAAAAACTG GCATTGCTTCTAGAGCCATTAAGCCCACATTGGGTATGATTGATCCTTTGCATACGCTCCATATGCCAGAGCGAGTAGTAGCCAACAGTGGCTTTGATGTGCTTTG TCACGCACTAGAAGCGTACACCGCTCTTCCTTACAAGATGCGCAGTCCCTGCCCTTCAAATCCAATCAACCGGCCTGCTTACCAAGGCAGCAACCCTATCAGTGATGTCTGGGCTGTCCATGCACTGCGCATTGTGGCAAAGTATTTGAAAAG ccATGGAATGTCTTACCCTATTTCTGGCTTggtgaagagttacaaagcaaAGGATTATAATGTTGATCATCCTCTGGTG cCACATGGTCTTTCTGTGGTACTCACCTCCCCAGCAGTATTTACTTTCACAGCAGAGATGTGCCCTGAACGGCACTTGGAGGCTGCAGAGATACTGG GAGCTGACATCCGCACTGCCAAAATCAAAGATGCTGGGCTTATTTTGGCAGACACACTCCGGAAATTCTTATTTGATCTGAATGTTGATGATGGCTTAGCTGCAATTGGTTATTCTAAAGCAGATATCCCTGCTTTAGTCAGAGGCACTCTCCCTCAG
- the RRS1 gene encoding ribosome biogenesis regulatory protein homolog, whose translation MAALCLEELLARAEQREAEPHRSVAVQKELELEFDLGNLLALDRNPPPSVPRAQRESRLCSLARDNTQLLVAQLWGLPAGRAEGATGPLVAQLPEPSYRLPREKPLPRPRPPTRWEQFARLKGIRRRKRTSLVWDEAAKQWRRRWGYERAGGDPARDWLIEVPAGADPHEDQFAKRLRDKREKVARNEFNRLRNIARGALPGRGLHPTGHQSRAELGRATQVARVSTASLGRFQPRLPKEPAAPPPRGGKKRHFQPLLGDLAAERSRQLELLRGLGSKKPPLDLTRAVNKQLREEDAQAAAGKGKKRGQRGKRGRQRPGGGKGPAGGKGKKGGAPRRRQQQQRLAGRKRS comes from the coding sequence ATGGCGGCGCTGTGCCTGGAGGAGTTGCTGGCTCGCGCGGAGCAGCGCGAGGCGGAGCCGCACCGGAGTGTCGCGGTGCagaaggagctggagctggagttcgacctggggaacctgctggcgcTGGACCGGAACCCGCCGCCCTCGGTGCCGCGGGCCCAGCGCGAGAGCCGGCTGTGCTCGCTGGCCCGGGACAACACGCAGCTGCTGGTGGCCCAGCTGTGGGGGCTGCCGGCGGGGCGCGCCGAGGGGGCGACGGGCCCGCTGGTGGCGCAGCTGCCCGAACCCTCCTACCGCCTGCCCCGGGAGAAGCCCTTGCCGCGGCCCCGGCCGCCCACCCGCTGGGAGCAGTTCGCCCGGCTGAAGGGCATCCGGCGGCGGAAGCGCACGTCGCTGGTGTGGGACGAGGCGGCCAAGCAGTGGCGGCGGCGCTGGGGCTACGAGCGGGCCGGCGGGGACCCCGCCCGGGACTGGCTCATCGAGGTGCCGGCCGGCGCCGACCCCCACGAGGACCAGTTCGCCAAGCGGCTCCGCGACAAGCGCGAGAAGGTGGCGCGCAACGAGTTCAACCGCCTCCGCAACATCGCCCGGGGCGCCCTGCCCGGCCGCGGCCTCCACCCCACCGGCCACCAGAGCCGCGCCGAGCTGGGCCGCGCCACGCAAGTGGCCCGCGTTTCCACCGCCTCCCTGGGCCGCTTCCAGCCCCGGCTGCCCAAGGAGCCGGCCGCGCCCCCGCCCAGGGGCGGCAAGAAGCGGCACTTCCAGCCGCTGCTCGGTGACCTGGCGGCCGAGAGGAGCCGGCAGCTGGAGCTGCTGCGGGGCCTGGGCAGCAAGAAGCCGCCGCTCGACCTGACCCGCGCCGTCAACAAGCAGCTGCGCGAGGAGGACGCTCAGGCGGCCGCGGGCAAGGGCAAGAAGCGCGGGCAGCGGGGCAAGCGGGGCCGGCAGCGCCCGGGAGGCGGCAAGGGGCCGGCGGGCGGCAAAGGCAAGAAGGGCGGGGCCccgcggcggcggcagcagcagcagcgcctgGCGGGCAGAAAGAGGAGCTGA
- the ADHFE1 gene encoding hydroxyacid-oxoacid transhydrogenase, mitochondrial isoform X1, protein MAGGRERVAHLLRQLQRAACRCPAHSHTYSQAPEHAALRRTDYAFEMAVSNIRYGEGVTKEVGMDLQNLGARKVCVMTDKNLCQLPPVKAVLNSLTKNRITFQMYDDVRVEPTDQSFMDAITFAKKGEFDAYVAVGGGSVIDTCKAANLYASSPESDFLDYVNAPIGNGKSVTVPLKPFIAVPTTAGTGSETTGIAIFDYKELKVKTGIASRAIKPTLGMIDPLHTLHMPERVVANSGFDVLCHALEAYTALPYKMRSPCPSNPINRPAYQGSNPISDVWAVHALRIVAKYLKRAVRMPGDHEARANMHLASAFAGIGFGNAGVHLCHGMSYPISGLVKSYKAKDYNVDHPLVPHGLSVVLTSPAVFTFTAEMCPERHLEAAEILGADIRTAKIKDAGLILADTLRKFLFDLNVDDGLAAIGYSKADIPALVRGTLPQQEHQNIRKAILRQIRGPSSQVSCLPTVANAQCFRGNEQNSRT, encoded by the exons ATGGCAGGAGGACGGGAGAGAGTCGCTCACTTGCTGAGGCAGCTGCAGCGCGCAGC GTGCCGGTGTCCAGCTCATTCCCACACTTACTCTCAAG CTCCTGAACATGCTGCTTTGAGGAGAACAGACTATGCTTTTGAG atGGCCGTGTCAAATATCAGATACGGAGAAGGCGTTACTAAAGAAGTAGGCATG GATCTGCAGAATCTGGGTGCTAGAAAAGTTTGTGTGATGACAGATAAGAATCTCTGCCAGCTCCCTCCAGTAAAAGCAGTATTGAATTCCTTGACAAAAAATAGAATCACTTTTCAAATGTATGATGATGTCCGGGTGGAGCCAACGGATCAGAG TTTCATGGATGCCATCACATTTGCTAAAAAGGGAGAGTTTGATGCCTATGTTGCCGTGGGCGGTGGCTCTGTAATAGACACTTGTAAAGCTGCCAACCTGTATGCATCCAGTCCTGAATCAGATTTCTTAGATTACGTCAATGCTCCCATTGGAAATGGAAAGTCTGTTACTGTGCCTCTCAAGCCATTCATTGCAG TTCCCACAACAGCTGGAACTGGAAGTGAAACCACTGGCATTGCCATTTTTGACTACAAAGAACTAAAAGTAAAAACTG GCATTGCTTCTAGAGCCATTAAGCCCACATTGGGTATGATTGATCCTTTGCATACGCTCCATATGCCAGAGCGAGTAGTAGCCAACAGTGGCTTTGATGTGCTTTG TCACGCACTAGAAGCGTACACCGCTCTTCCTTACAAGATGCGCAGTCCCTGCCCTTCAAATCCAATCAACCGGCCTGCTTACCAAGGCAGCAACCCTATCAGTGATGTCTGGGCTGTCCATGCACTGCGCATTGTGGCAAAGTATTTGAAAAG AGCTGTCAGAATGCCAGGTGATCATGAAGCAAGGGCTAACATGCACCTAGCAAGTGCTTTTGCTGGCATCGGCTTTGGAAATGCTGGTGTTCATCTTTG ccATGGAATGTCTTACCCTATTTCTGGCTTggtgaagagttacaaagcaaAGGATTATAATGTTGATCATCCTCTGGTG cCACATGGTCTTTCTGTGGTACTCACCTCCCCAGCAGTATTTACTTTCACAGCAGAGATGTGCCCTGAACGGCACTTGGAGGCTGCAGAGATACTGG GAGCTGACATCCGCACTGCCAAAATCAAAGATGCTGGGCTTATTTTGGCAGACACACTCCGGAAATTCTTATTTGATCTGAATGTTGATGATGGCTTAGCTGCAATTGGTTATTCTAAAGCAGATATCCCTGCTTTAGTCAGAGGCACTCTCCCTCAG